A single genomic interval of Lucilia cuprina isolate Lc7/37 chromosome 2, ASM2204524v1, whole genome shotgun sequence harbors:
- the LOC124420308 gene encoding origin recognition complex subunit 5-like, producing MIDILENKYPCRNSFIKNLFDLIPNKEESFPPAIFVYGHAGTGKTAIIKDFLRLIKKEKQINCVHVNCVECYTSKILLENTLEELICDSGDQNIRCDTLKEFIEHLRSVNNYEQKSYVIVLDNADRLRDMDGNILPSLLRLQEMAGLNICVILISQIPFEKFYSKTGLTEVITLHCPQYSKAETLKILSTQFEIARQMLRSHIRAQDMDKELSQVNIVNEINHDFFNNYLNIFLSVFYKACRDVPELKITACNCFITYMEPVLNKSIDITDVSKLWRNIAAPLRAALSQVYMRYDKSEVSISSVVYRFYKY from the coding sequence ATGATCGacattttggaaaacaaatatCCTTGTCGTAATAGCttcattaaaaatctttttgattTGATTCCAAACAAGGAAGAATCATTTCCACCCGCAATTTTTGTTTACGGACATGCTGGAACTGGAAAAACTGcaattataaaagattttttgagACTTATTAAAAAGGAGAAACAAATTAATTGCGTACACGTTAATTGTGTTGAGTGTTATACATCGAAAATCCTTTTAGAAAATACTCTAGAAGAATTAATTTGCGATAGTGGTGATCAAAATATTCGATGCGATACTCTGAAAGAATTTATAGAACACTTGAGAAGCGTTAACAACTATGAGCAAAAGAGCTATGTTATAGTTCTGGATAATGCCGACCGCTTACGAGATATGGATGGAAATATATTACCATCGCTACTCCGATTGCAGGAGATGGCAGGTCTTAATATATGTGTAATATTAATATCGCAAATTCcatttgaaaagttttactCCAAGACTGGATTAACTGAGGTGATAACACTCCATTGTCCACAATATTCCAAGgcagaaacattaaaaattttaagtacacAGTTTGAAATAGCTCGTCAAATGCTAAGAAGCCACATAAGAGCACAGGATATGGATAAAGAATTATCACAAGTTAACATTGTAAACGAAATAAATCatgatttctttaataattaccTGAACATATTTTTGAGTGTATTTTACAAGGCCTGTCGCGATGTTCCTGAACTAAAAATAACGGCatgtaattgttttattacttATATGGAACCAGTACTAAACAAATCTATTGATATAACTGATGTTTCAAAACTTTGGCGTAACATAGCGGCACCGTTACGTGCTGCATTATCACAGGTTTATATGCGCTACGATAAATCTGAGGTAAGTATAAGTTCAGTGGTTTACCGGTTTTACAAATACTGA